One window from the genome of Salvia miltiorrhiza cultivar Shanhuang (shh) chromosome 7, IMPLAD_Smil_shh, whole genome shotgun sequence encodes:
- the LOC130991317 gene encoding CBL-interacting serine/threonine-protein kinase 7-like, whose translation MGPTPTPPSAPQIRRTTSAGGGSGSIILDKYQLGRLLGRGSFAKVYLARLLDHPDAAEVAIKVIDKAATVDAAMEPRIVREVSAMRRLHHHPNILNLHEVMATKTKIYLVMELAPGGELFAKLSRCRRFSESAARRYFHQVISALRFCHQNGVFHRDIKPQNLLLDHNGILKITDFGLSALSEHKIDGLVRTACGTPAYTAPEVVSRKGYDGEKADAWSCGVLLYVFLVGNLPFDDTNLSNMYRAMHRRALEFPDWVSKSAKIVIYRLLDPNPSTRLSLDELIKHSWFKKSFSEENLRSQGDDKAGSGSEFLDSKGFKFMPRVNAFDLISMSSGLNLSGLFEEETSSKEMRFTSGMAVVEIEEKVRKAGLEFGYTVERGKGGGIRLVKGRAVAVVVEIWEVAAELWLVELRLIDGAAEFGELQWGELRSIFTRNDVVA comes from the coding sequence ATGGGCCCTACTCCGACGCCCCCCTCCGCCCCCCAGATCCGGCGAACCACCAGCgccggcggcggcagcggctcCATCATTCTCGACAAATACCAGCTCGGCCGCCTCCTCGGCCGCGGCAGCTTCGCCAAGGTGTACCTCGCCCGCCTCCTCGACCACCCCGACGCCGCCGAGGTGGCCATCAAGGTCATCGACAAGGCCGCCACCGTGGACGCCGCCATGGAGCCCCGCATCGTCCGCGAGGTCTCCGCCAtgcgccgcctccaccaccacccCAACATCCTCAACCTCCACGAGGTCATGGCCACCAAAACCAAAATCTACCTGGTCATGGAGCTGGCCCCCGGCGGCGAGCTCTTCGCGAAGCTCAGCCGCTGCCGCCGCTTCTCCGAATCGGCCGCCCGCAGGTACTTCCACCAGGTCATCTCCGCGCTCCGATTTTGCCACCAGAACGGCGTCTTCCACCGCGACATCAAGCCGCAGAATCTCCTCCTCGACCACAACGGCATCCTCAAAATCACCGACTTCGGCCTCTCCGCCCTCTCCGAGCACAAAATCGACGGCCTCGTCCGCACCGCCTGCGGCACGCCGGCCTACACCGCGCCGGAGGTCGTCTCCCGCAAGGGCTACGACGGCGAGAAGGCCGACGCCTGGTCATGCGGGGTTCTCCTCTACGTTTTCCTAGTCGGCAACCTCCCCTTCGACGACACCAATTTATCAAACATGTACCGCGCAATGCACCGCCGCGCCCTAGAATTCCCCGATTGGGTCTCGAAATCGGCCAAAATCGTGATCTACAGATTACTCGATCCAAACCCTAGCACGAGGCTGAGCCTCGACGAATTAATCAAGCACTCCTGGTTTAAGAAGTCGTTCTCGGAGGAGAATCTGAGATCGCAAGGCGACGACAAGGCGGGATCGGGATCGGAGTTTCTCGATTCCAAGGGGTTCAAATTCATGCCGAGAGTGAATGCTTTCGACTTGATCTCGATGTCGTCGGGGCTGAATTTATCGGGGCTGTTCGAGGAGGAGACGAGTAGTAAGGAGATGAGATTTACCAGTGGGATGGCGGTGGTGGAGATTGAGGAGAAGGTGAGGAAGGCCGGGCTCGAATTCGGGTACACAGTGGAGAGGGGGAAGGGCGGAGGTATCAGGCTGGTGAAGGGGAgggcggtggcggtggtggtggagatATGGGAGGTCGCGGCGGAGCTGTGGTTGGTGGAGTTGAGATTGATCGACGGCGCGGCGGAGTTCGGCGAGTTGCAGTGGGGGGAGCTGCGATCAATCTTCACTAGGAACGACGTCGTTGCATAG